One Salvelinus namaycush isolate Seneca chromosome 29, SaNama_1.0, whole genome shotgun sequence genomic region harbors:
- the LOC120023937 gene encoding armadillo-like helical domain-containing protein 4, with translation MGEMLFSVTLHHLLLAEVCLCVYSTPVPPLHDYAPSTQDSGCDGQAGEPMEGEPCLTPATPASVISTSVQSGPSDPGRLSYGMAEHMTGSWTDLSENVGAVGGTGPDVDGSEPGGIEPVTQVGNRDSHGRGVAGAESQGREAKTGAASESLFEGKETHRQPAEAPELYTDKEMREGPEEKTMENVPITTTGAMLASIGEKQGVTVAMNTSRAALHDASAAARAPEPDSQSGTHPAGERRDLILEERPDLHGGEEGELRQSLTDVGAPLLGQETEMTRPSSLSPQSILKHSPLTSIPPSVWGSRGEASLLPPSGLEATGSATPWHQDGETAPALSNPSLADLGPALTGSSRQDDPDSLWTEPLQRNEAMDASAPPLQDAATEGTMSSEDLPLIFEPFDVTPEGAGVAAATLSPDNSQPSVAMVTTGMLLSEADLDQVVTADTDDTGPSRVPSPVLPDWTSPWQTSGAEIAEPISPSGSPIDPPPSEAEQLVHQSDTDGGETTQNPEETPPTSEPNPISTTSQQITKTTKLPAAKSGLEELESEATLTRMELHRIQLNSPDGTAGYVSGMLAPVGIGIAGALLIVGALYSIRMIHRKRNSFKHQRRRKQPREPSSNGQDQAMLLADSSEDEF, from the exons atgggagagatgcTCTTCTCTGTGaccctccatcacctccttctGGCAGAGGTTTGTCTCTGCGTCTACAGCACCCCAGTCCCGCCCCTCCATGACTACGCACCCTCCACACAGGACAGTGGCTGTGATGGACAAGCTGGAGAGCCAATGGAGGGAGAGCCCTGTTTAACACCAGCAACACCTGCCAGTGTCATATCAACAAGTGTCCAATCTGGGCCCTCTGATCCTGGCAGACTGTCCTATGGGATGGCAGAACACATGACTGGCAGCTGGACTGACCTATCAGAGAATGTAGGAGCAGTGGGAGGCACTGGCCCAGATGTGGACGGAAGCGAACcaggggggatagagccagtgACGCAGGTAGGAAACAGGGACAGTCATGGACGAGGAGTGGCTGGGGCTGAGAGCCAGGGGAGGGAGGCTAAGACGGGGGCTGCCTCTGAGAGCTTGTTTGAGGGGAAGGAGACTCACAGACAGCCTGCAGAAGCTCCAGAACTCTACACAGACAAAGAGATGAGAGAAGGGCCCGAAGAGAAAACCATGGAGAATGTACCTATTACCACCACTGGGGCAATGTTAGCTTCCATAGGAGAGAAGCAGGGGGTGACAGTGGCCATGAATACATCTAGAGCTGCTTTACATGATGCCTCCGCAGCAGCCAGAGCCCCAGAGCCAGACAGCCAGTCAGGGACGCACCcagctggggagaggagagacctcATCCTAGAAGAGAGGCCAGACCtccatggaggagaggagggggaactCAGACAGAGCTTGACCGACGTCGGAGCTCCTCTTCTGGGCCAGGAGACAGAGATGACCAGACCAAGCTCCTTATCTCCCCAAAGCATCCTTAAACATTCACCTTTGACCTCCATCCCTCCGTCAGTATGGGGATCCAGAGGAGAAGCTTCATTGCTGCCCCCTAGTGGTCTAGAGGCCACCGGCTCTGCCACTCCGTGGCACCAAGATGGAGAGACAGCGCCTGCTCTCTCAAACCCCTCCCTGGCCGACCTTGGACCGGCCCTGACAGGATCCTCCAGACAGGATGACCCTGACAGCCTCTGGACTGAACCACTGCAGCGAAATGAGG CCATGGATGCCAGTGCCCCTCCCTTGCAGGACGCGGCCACAGAGGGCACGATGTCCTCGGAGGACCTCCCCCTCATCTTCGAGCCCTTTGATGTCACACCCGAAGGGGCGGGGGTAGCAGCGGCCACTCTCTCGCCTGACAACTCACAGCCGTCTGTCGCCATGGTTACCACGGGGATGCTGCTGTCAGAGGCGGATCTCGACCAGGTGGTCACTGCGGATACAGATGACACAGGGCCATCCCGTGTCCCATCCCCAGTGCTACCAGATTGGACGTCGCCATGGCAGACATCCGGGGCTGAGATCGCTGAGCCCATCAGCCCCTCTGGTTCACCCATAGACCCGCCCCCTTCAGAGGCAGAACAGCTAGTACACCAGTCTGACACAG ATGGCGGTGAGACCACACAGAACCCAGAGGAAACCCCGCCAACATCCGAACCCAATCCTATAAGCACCACCTCCCAGCAGATCACCAAGACAACCAAACTGCCTGCAGCCAAATCAGGTCTGGAGGAACTGGAGTCTGAAG CAACCTTGACTCGTATGGAGTTGCACCGCATTCAGCTAAATTCCCCTGATGGAACC GCAGGGTATGTGTCTGGGATGTTGGCCCCGGTGGGCATTGGCATCGCAGGGGCCCTGCTTATCGTTGGGGCCCTCTACAGCATCAGGATGATCCACCGTAAGAGGAACAGCTTCAAACACCAGCGCAGGAGGAAG CAACCCAGGGAGCCAAGCAGCAACGGGCAGGACCAAGCCATGCTATTGGCTGACAGCTCCGAGGACGAGTTCTGA
- the LOC120024143 gene encoding N-alpha-acetyltransferase 30-like has product MAAVPTGPSSALPASPAEIIPFPGDGSVEHGQGEQSGCGREGSVASGARQEQQVSEDKRSSQKKQKNMLSHANPAALHLKTQALQEQKMNGLVSLSENRPKNLRTSTEYCDNSSFGDDPSDKNNSDHCCQHEDHSPCSKGSHPHLNINSMNGMLTITRTEAIQSHPVTADSPGGNVRKGECDPTEAPRPPSQQSPDCEGPGEPRAGVESEPDASYQPPVSELARLDLNCSPCRGEEESQGIHYVRYESELQMPGIMRLITKDLSEPYSIYTYRYFIHNWPQLCFLAMVEQECVGGIVCKLDMHKKMFRRGYIAMLAVDSKHRRKSIGTNLVKKAIYAMVEGDCDEVVLETEITNKSALKLYENLGFVRDKRLFRYYLNGVDALRLKLWLR; this is encoded by the exons ATGGCTGCAGTGCCGACTGGGCCTAGCAGCGCATTGCCAGCATCCCCGGCTGAAATTATTCCCTTCCCCGGGGATGGGAGTGTCGAACATGGGCAAGGGGAGCAGTCCGGCTGCGGTCGGGAGGGCTCTGTAGCCTCTGGGGCAAGACAGGAGCAGCAGGTCAGCGAGGACAAACGGTCAAGTcagaaaaaacagaaaaacatgcTATCCCATGCTAACCCGGCTGCGCTACACCTCAAAACGCAAGCCCTGCAAGAACAGAAAATGAACGGCTTGGTCAGTCTGTCGGAAAATCGACCCAAAAATCTGAGAACGTCCACGGAGTACTGTGACAACAGCAGTTTTGGAGACGACCCGAGCGACAAAAACAATAGCGACCATTGCTGCCAACATGAGGACCACAGTCCGTGTTCGAAAGGCAGCCACCCTCACTTGAACATCAATAGCATGAACGGTATGCTGACTATCACAAGAACTGAGGCTATCCAAAGCCACCCTGTAACGGCAGACAGCCCCGGTGGTAACGTTAGGAAAGGGGAATGCGACCCCACGGAAGCCCCTCGTCCACCGAGCCAGCAGTCCCCAGACTGCGAAGGCCCCGGTGAGCCCCGGGCTGGAGTAGAGAGTGAACCCGACGCCTCATACCAGCCGCCGGTGTCAGAACTAGCGAGGCTGGATTTGAACTGTTCGCCTTGccgaggagaggaagagagccaGGGGATTCATTATGTCCGCTACGAATCCGAGTTACAGATGCCAGGAATCATGAGGTTGATCACCAAGGACTTATCTGAGCCCTATTCCATTTATACCTATAGGTACTTCATCCACAACTGGCCGCAGCTCTGCTTTCTG GCCATGGTGGAGCAGGAGTGCGTGGGGGGCATTGTGTGCAAGCTGGACATGCACAAGAAGATGTTTCGTCGTGGCTACATCGCCATGCTGGCTGTGGACTCCAAACACCGGAGGAAAAGCATTG GTACTAACCTAGTGAAGAAGGCCATCTATGCCATGGTAGAGGGGGACTGTGATGAG gtggttCTTGAGACTGAGATCACTAACAAGTCAGCTCTGAAGCTGTATGAGAACCTGGGTTTTGTCCGAGACAAGCGGCTCTTCAGATATTACCTGAACGGTGTGGACGCGCTGAGGCTCAAACTCTGGCTCCgctag